AAACCCTTCCTTGAAAGACAAGCCCTACAACTATTTCGTCAATCGGCAGGACTATTTCAACGCTTTCTGCGCTATCGGCAACAACCTTTCCGTTAACAGGGGGGTATTTGACTTCTGCCAGCATAACGAAGACGAAGTGGCCGCCGTGGTGGCCCATGAACTTGGGCATGGGCAAAAGCGCCATCCGCAAAGCGGCGCGAAAAAAACGCTCAACCTTTTAATTGCCCGGGAAATGTTGACTATGGGCGCCAGCCAGGGAACAACGGCTGTCGTTGGCCTGGCGGCAAACCACATCAAGGCTTCCGGCATTACCAAACCCAAGGAGAAGGAAGCCGACAACCTTTCCTTCGGCTACATGGCGGCTGCGGGTTACAACGTAGGCGCGCCCGCCGCTGTCTGGCAAAGGATACTTGACAAACAAGACGAGGTGAAAAAGGATTTTTTTGCTGCATTGCTCAACCCGTCCACCCATCCTGGCACAAAGTGGCGCAGGGACAATTTTTCCCACAAGCTTACCGAGTACAGCAACGGGCAGGTCAGCGTGGAAGCTGAAACAGGAGCGGTAAAAGTCAAAGGGCATGTCTTTATGAAGCCGGCAAGCTATGCCGGCATGAGCGGACTGGAACGCGCCTATCTGATAGCCGGCCGGCTCGCCCGCCTCTGCCGGGAGGATGGCGCAGTTTTAACCGGCGCCGTGGCTGACGGCGGCGCGGTCAAGATAAAGGGGGCGATTATCGTTGCCCCGGGCGCGGGCGACCCTGACGCGGCCACGCTTGCGGCCAAACTTAACGGCATCGGAACCGCCAAACCGACAGCGGAGAAGAAACAGCGCAAAACGGCAGAGCCCGCATAGGGGCAAGCGCCGGAATCAGGGGAAACCCTCATATCGCAATAGTCTTCGCGTTATAACTGATTTTATAATCATTAGACTGAATTACTATAATCGGCGCGTTGGCTAAGCAATTCATGGTTTGCAAAGTGTAATGGATATTCGCCGCGGCCAAAATGGCAGCGGCGTGGCGCGCAATGTCTATGATTATAACTGCTGGAAATTTGTCCTTTCGGCCTATTTTTGACAAGAGCATTTGCCGAAACGTCCAAGTTGCCTGCCAAAAACAAAGCCGCCGCTGGCTTAAGCGGCGGCTTTTAATCATTGGGGGTCTAATTCCCCGCAGCTTTGCTGCATAATATTTGGCTGCCTATGGCCAAGATATGAGTGGAATTTGCGGACAAACTCACTACCCCGCAAGGCGCAAAACCTGAGGAAACCAAAAGCCCGCCAAAGATTTTGATTAGGCCTTGTTTAAAAACGATTTACT
This genomic interval from Acidaminococcales bacterium contains the following:
- a CDS encoding M48 family metallopeptidase translates to MLLLNFIVIRKMLVASLASLLAFSLPLRAEASGKNDAIGTVLAVIVTQAQARRALNYMDGEGRQELLEEYKKSEGVEDDYGMNAMLGRIMGRMNPIMLRENPSLKDKPYNYFVNRQDYFNAFCAIGNNLSVNRGVFDFCQHNEDEVAAVVAHELGHGQKRHPQSGAKKTLNLLIAREMLTMGASQGTTAVVGLAANHIKASGITKPKEKEADNLSFGYMAAAGYNVGAPAAVWQRILDKQDEVKKDFFAALLNPSTHPGTKWRRDNFSHKLTEYSNGQVSVEAETGAVKVKGHVFMKPASYAGMSGLERAYLIAGRLARLCREDGAVLTGAVADGGAVKIKGAIIVAPGAGDPDAATLAAKLNGIGTAKPTAEKKQRKTAEPA